The nucleotide sequence AAATCATGGAGGTACAAACTGAATGTGGGGCTGTTGATGAaatgtgtttggtttttatatTGACCGAAGTCAAGTAATCTTAGGTCTTTATCAGAACTGtgttcttttggtttttttacattagaaaagaagaaaacatttactGCACAGACCTCtgattttatttctgttcttcATTCTGATTCTTCTTTACAGAGCGAGATTATGTCAACGACAAAAAGTGTAACACCAACATCCCTTTTGTTTGTGTCAGAGATCCATAACTGCTCCTTCGTGTCCTGACACATCTGACATGATGATGTCACTTCCACCAGGATGTCAAGCCtcgatgacatcactgttggAAGATGTtgataaatataattttatatcacaataaacacaaatattgcaaaagtttgggcaaccttggtaatagtcattatttccctgtataaatcgttggttgttacaataaaaaatgtcagttaaatatatcatataggagacacacacagtgatatttgagaagtgaaatgaagtttattggattcacagaaagtgtgcaatcattgtttaaacaaaatcaggcaggtgcataaatttgggcaccacaaaaaaagaaatgaaatctgcatgaatgccttagtggattttgagcagtgtttcgggtcgttgtcttgttgaaagatccagccctggcgcagcttcagctttgtcactgattcctggacattggtcaccagaatctgctgatactgagtggaatccatgtgtccctcaactttgacaagattcccagtccctgcactggccacacagTGCAGGGACTGGACGGTTTGCTTTAGCAAACCTCAAGcagctctgtttgtgctgtgggcgcagaaaaggcttcctctgcatcactctcaCATACAGCATCTGCTTGTGTAAAGTGCTCCGAATGGTTAAAcgatgcacagtgactccatctgctgcaaaatgatgttgtaggtctttggtgctggtctgtgggttgactctgactgttctcaccattcgtcgcttctgtctatctgagatttttcttggtctgccacttcgagccttaacttgaactgagcctgtggtcttccatgttctcaatatgttcctaactgtggaaacagacagcttaaatctctgagacagctttctgtatccttcccctaaaccatgatggtgaacaatctttctcttcaggtcatttgagagttgtttgAGACCCCATGTTGCTACTcttcactgtaaaatgtaatattgtgcttaattaaaaatattaagttgactgaactcaatttttatcaactTGCTATTAACATTTCgttagcttcatagcataaGTGCCTAAGTCATTTTCTGGTCAAATTGAGATTTTTGCCTAACTTTACTCCCCTACCACTGCTGCATCATCCTGTCCGTCTGCCTATGTCATTGGCCAATCACAACACTCATAAGAGTCAAAAAACATACTTGCCTAAGTCATTCATTTGACTTAGGCAGTTTTACCATTGGACTTAGGCAGTTTTGCTACAATCAATTTGACTTAGGCAGTTTTGATGTATGCAAAATGGCTGATAAGAAGAAGAGGTTGACCGCAAGTGAAGCCCTTGCTCTTCTTTTTGATTCATTTACATCTGGTAAAAGTtcatatttttttagttttttggtcACTAAATGTATTTTCATTCAATCAAAGAGGTTATGACCATGTTAAAAGATTACTTTTTTGTTGCAAACAAAGTATGATGGCTAGCTAACATTAGCGTTAGTAGTGTAGCATTAGCATAGTAATGTAGTACAAGCTAGCAGCTAGCTAACAGCAGCATGCTACCAGAGTAAATCTTTGGCAATTTCAAAGGCAATTTGAGCATTTTCAGCAAGTTTGCAAATTATATTATGTTtcaaacatttgctttttattaGGAGGGGAGTCTAAGGACGGGGGACGCCCTGGGTTCATTGTTAATTGTTAAATTGGACTTTATATTGACTGTGTTCAAATGACTGATACTGGTTGAACTCTATTGCCAGTAATATTCATGTAGCcctttgaggcgactgttgttgtgattttgggctatacaaaaataaattgatttgatttgatattaaTAGtacaaattgatttttttttttttttacatagcagACATTTTGACTACACAAGTAGATTTAGATGTCATCTTGATTTACCATTTTAAGATACTCCaacagcattttattttctgttgtatcaTCAGGAAAGGAAGTTGATGTGAACTTAGAGGAGTTGGTGGATATAGATGAGGGAGAAGGAGGAAATTATGTTGATATGGGGCAACAGACTGATAAGCAGCCagaggaaggagaggaagatgaaggagaggaaaagaaaggggaaggagaggaagatgaaggagaagaaaaggaaggggaaggagaggaaaaggaaggagaaggagaggaagatgaaggagaggaaaagaaaggggaaggagacgaagatgaaggagaagaaaaggaaggggaaggagaggaaaaggaaggagaaggagaggaagatgaaagagaggaaaagaaaggggaaggAGACGAAGATGaaggggaggaagaggaaggaggggaggtggaagcagaggaagaggaagccAGTCCAACCCCCAGCACTTCTGCTGTTCGTCACAAGCGTCCACTGCCCCATACGTGGAAGAAAAATGTCatcaaagaaaagcgtctgaaGGGAGAGAATTACAAGAATACAATGGGACAGGAGAGACCACCAAAGGCCATGGGCCCACCATGCACATCACAGCACTGCTTCAAGTCAACGACAAGAAGTTGTGAGCTACTGACTGAAGTTGAGAGAAGAGGAATCTTCAACAATTTCTGGTCCATGCCTTCCTGGGAGACACGCAAGGTGTATATCCAGACTGTTGTTGAAAATGTGCccataaaacagaagaaaggtGGTGTTGATTCAAGGAGAACAACATCTCTGCTATACCACCTGCAACTCTCAGATAGATGCAAAATACCTGTGTGCAAAAATCTTTTCTGTTCCACACTTGGTATTGCCCTGAGAACCATTGGATCATGGTTAACTGCAGGCATGAAACCCAACACTCATACCCAGCCCAACCCCAAGATCAACAAGACTGGTCCTCATATGCCAATATCAGATGGAGACCAGGCCTTCCTGAAAGAGTGGCTCTCTGGAATACCTACAGTCCCATCCCATTACTGCCGCCAGGTTCCCTCTTATCAGAACAAGAAGTTCCTGGAGCCAGGAACAGTTTTGAGAGAGCTTCACAAGGAATACCAGAATGCTGCCAATGAGAATGGAAAGCGTGCTGTGAGTGAGACATACTTTCGGAAGGTTTTTGGAGAGCAGGATTACTCTGTGTTCATTCCAAAAAAAGACCAATGTGACATCTGTGTAAGCGCCAAGGTAGGAAATACAGATGAGGATGCTCTTGCTACACACTTGAGATTGAAGAGTCAGGCTCAAGCTGAAAAGGCTGCAGACAAAAATGAATCCAGTGACACACTTTCAGTGTGGACAATGGACCTTCAACGCGTTCTTCTTTGCCCCCAGACAAAAGCAAGTACAATGTACTACAAAACTAAATTACAGATGCACAACTTTACCTGCTTCAACATGAACAACAGAGATGGGTACTGTTATGCTTGGGAAGAACATGAAGGCTCCCTCAGCAGTGAGGTTTTTGCACATCTGCAGTCCAACCACTTTGAGTCTGTCCTACAGGCCAACAGAAACATTGAGAAAGTCATTGTCTGGAGTGATGGCTGCGGGTATCAGAACCGGTGTGCTACCATCAGCAACGCCTACCTTTACCTGGCCATGAAGCATGGTGTCAGCATTGAGCAGAAATTTCTAGTTGCAGGCCACACACAGATGGAGTGTGACTCCATGCACAGTCTAATTGAACGGCGCATTGTGCAAGACGTTTACACTCCACGAGATTACGTTGTCATCTTTGAGGCTGCACGCATTAATCCATCCCCATACAGGGTGACTCAACTATACCACAATGACTTCATGAAGTTATCTGGCACCTATGTCACCAATATTCGACCCGGCAAAAAAGTTGGGGACCCCACAGTCCATGACCTCCGGGCTTTGCAGTACTTGACTGATGGACGGATCAGGTACAAGCTGGATTTTGAATCTGACTGGGAAGACCTGCCTCGGCGCATCAGCATACCCGACAACAAGCCATTCAAGTGGATCCCACTCTTTCCTGCTCAGTTGCCCATCACCCTGAGGAAATACAGTGACTTACAGTCAATGAAAAATGTACTACCAAGAGTGGCCCACAAGTACTATGATGATCTTCCTCATCAGTAGTATACATAGCCTACCAaatagtacacacacacacacgcacgcacacacacacacacacacacacacacacacgcacacacacacccgcacacacacacccgcacacgaagagaaagagagagaagtgagagacaaacacacacagacagatacaaacacacatagacacacgcACACCTCTTTTATGAGCCTACAGGCCTCCTCTGCAAATTAATGGGTGGGTGAGGTGAAGTGAGTAAGTCTCCTTACTCTAGCTGCCATTTTGTGATTAAAATTGAAAAGTTACAGTGTGTTATGGTTACATTATAGTATGTCATGTTCATTTTATAGTTTGAAGAAAAACTGCCTAAGTCATAGGCATAATCTGCCTAAGTCACTTTTATTAGACAAAAGAAATGATGTtgggttttgttctttttccatACTTTTCCTCACATATACTTAAATGTTCTGTGAAAATATCAATTAAAAATATGCATGTGATATTTAGAAAAttagttttttcttgttttccgaaaacacaaaaaaatgacttAGGCAATTATGCTATCAAGCTAACGATTtgtttaaataagttaccagtactttctattaaaaaaagatgataaactcaatttatttgagttggattaacttaaaaaaaaaaaatgttcttagAACTCTACACAGAATCTGTTTTCTGGCTTATCTTTATTGAGTTTGTATGATTCCACTGTTCAAAGACACACAGGATGTATTTTTATAGATAGTTTACATCTTAGTATTGTAATTTTTGAACAAATATCAAACAGAAGAAACAAGTAAGTGTATATAAGCATGTAATCGCTGCATGATTTCCAATTATTTATTAATGGTTAATGATTAATACAAACTAATTGGTTTTTGAATCTTTAAGTTGGTGTCTTTATTTTATAGTAATTTTCATAACACCACATATCTTAAAATGCATTACTAATTTCAGCtcagtttgaaatgttttcagcAAATTGTAGGTCAATCAAATGTCTTCAATCTCTCAAATAAAAGAAATCTGATGTGGTGGTTTTATAGATGTAttaatacagacagacaaagaaaaaaatggcatTAGAGTGTCAGCGGAAGGATAAAATAGGTCCTCCACCTAAAATTGGTGCAGATGAATCCGCTGGGACTTTGCGCTTAGTCTATTCAGGAACATGCCTGACCACACCCTGGTGCAGCTGGACGGTACTTCAGCGATACTACTTGTTACTGTCAGTATCACCACAATTTTTGCCCTTTTAACATATACGGATAGTTTTTAGGGACTTCATTTACATCCTTACAAATTATGGCAATATCCACATAATGCCTTATtatcacctcctacatcgttccctcgctcacctggagaccgctgggagcactgtgagaatcatgttctttgatttctccagtgccttcaacaccattcttccctcggttctgaaggacaagctggagaactctggagtggaccatcacctcactacctggattttggactacctcaccgaccgaccacagtatgtgaggactcagggctgtgtgtcggacagggtcgtctgcagtacgggggccccacagggaacggttctggctccgttcctcttcaccatctacactgcagacttctcccacaactccacccagtgcttcctgcagaagttctctgatgactctgcagtagtcggcctcatcactgatggggacgacaaggagtacagaggactgactcaagactttgtggactggtgccagctgaactacctccagatcaacgccagtaaaaccaaggagctggtggtagacttccgcaggcacaaacatcctccactgcaaccactgaacatccaaggtatggacatcgaggctgtggacagctacaggtaccttggtgttcatctgaacaacaaactggactggactcataactcagacgccctctacaggaaagggcagagcaggctgtacctgctgcggagactcaggtcgtttggagtggagggcccactcctgaagaccttctatgactctgtggtggcctcagccatcttttatggtgtggtctgctgggggggcagcatctctgctggggacaggaagagactgaacaggctgatccgaagggccagctctgttctaggatgccctctggacccagtggaggtggtgagtgacaggagaatggcggctaagctgtcatccctgttggacaacatctcccaccccatgcatgagactgtgacagcactgagcagctccttcagtgggagactgcggcacccacggtgtgggacggagagatttcgcaggtctttcctccccactgctgtcagactctacaataaagacttttgcagctgatcaaacacacaaacccacacatgtgcaataagactgctatacgtgcaattcttcttctgacgaagttgtgtttttgtattttcctactcagttgtatatagtatttgtatttctattttattctattgtatatattattctatttttattctattgtatatagtattttattttattttattgtattttattgcattccagtgttttctaatttctgctacataactttgcacttttgctgtaacaaaacaaatttcccacctgtgggactaataaaggccatcttatcttatcttatcttatcttatttctcAAGGCTGAAATAATGGAGAAGGTGGAAAatcacattttgatttttttttcttgcaaatAACTTCTTGGCAAGATTTATTACGGCACATGCTTTTGAGTATCAATAACGTGTTTATTGTGAATTTAAGTCATTCTGTAACAACCTCggccatttttacatttaacaaaATCATTCTTGTCTGAAAATCTTTTTGGCGGGTTTGATGCCATTAGCTGTTTCCGGCTAAAGAAAGAGTATTATTTCAAACTTGTTAGCCACGCTCCTTGGTGGGGCGTatcctatcccagaattcatagcgcggcccagccaattccagtttccaacaatggcggcagctacttagttttaatattacttttattactctttctgcatcacaaaataaacttttcacacattttcaggcgagaatgtagctgtgtaaacttcaaatatctgctcggtttatcaagatatcgcatatttgcaaaagtgctcccacgttttcagagacgtctgttacccaccagctcgatagttAGACGggggttcaaggctcactagagccggcaaGAACAGCGGActccggcacatcgttttcaaaccccccgCAGTCTTTTGCTACTCaagttaaacatgatatataagtgacttagatattgtttggcttttattagtgttttatttgttcctgagtaaatcggtttggctgagattaaagttatagttttcacacagtttttaaacagaaaactgattaaacagaagtgtgagatagTCAAGCGTTTACTCCAATGTTCTGTTATATATTAGCGAggaaggagcagacggctgagtttattaaactcaacTGAGGCAGCTGGTGACgtaaatctgaaggctagaccagCCCATTTCACCAAGCTATTGCAGGACATCACTTGCGTGGCCAACATAGACCAGGTTCTCCTAGGTTTTGGGACAGACCTTTGGTGTTTGGCTGTATAACAAGTCCACAAGAGTGTGGAGAACTAGTCCGAGCAAATAAGTGAAATCCAGAGCTGGATCTCATGGGTTTCAGGAGCAGAGCTGAGGATGTAAGAGGTTGCAGACTGAGGCAGAGCTGTGTGGATGTGGAATGGGTGAGAGGCCCATTGGAGGCAAATGTGGCTAATTAAGTTTTACTGTCATACTTTTCAGatgtttattaatgttttttgtttattatggcCCACTACAAGGTtagtttcatgttgtttatcaGTCCTTTTCTGCAGGGGAGCACACTCATGTCTAGTAATTATGGTTTAAACATCTGCAGTTGTATTTCTTTAACTAAAAATATCTTTGAGGACAATTCCTACTtgtcaaaaagagaaaaaaaaaaaatattatagcCACTGTAACATTCTTCTCGGGACAAATTGCATGTGCATTGAGCTTTCAATTTCAGGTGTCCACTCCACATTTGTCCACATTTGTGATACTACAGATATTTCAGATAGATATTACAACTGTCAGTGTACTAAATTCAGTTTAAGCTGTAACTTGTATATGTCTATATTGCAAGGTATACAGATGAATACaaataatgcaaataaattgtgttaaaaaaataaatgtttccacatttagttttaatttgtcattCAGATCTTTACCTGCTGATTAATTTATATGCCAGGAGCTCATTAAGCAGAGAGAAGGTCCTGTTCGAGTAGATcatgcaaaataaatattttatattgtttCAAATCTTGAAATAGTCCATTGAACATTTACTAAAAGTATATTGACTGTGGCGCAGTTTTTGATTGTCACTGTTAAATTTAaagtaatattatttttttcctttttttttctttttgtttttaatgtttgcgTTTAATTGCTGTGCACCTTCCCTCTTCAGGCGTAGACTGATGGTGGGAATACCATACATTCAACAATCCCAGCAGTAAAGGTATTTTTACCTACACAGTGAAAAAGCTTTGggaatttgtatttttataaaaGCTGTAGTAAAAGTTGTAATAACAGCTGTTAATGTAATTCACACTATTGGATTTCTAAAAGTTCGGTCTCACAAAAATAGAGATGCATGCTTTGTTTCTTCTAACTGTTAGAACATTTAATAAACTTTATactttcttttgttatattttacttGAAATGAGCCGTCTCATTTATTTGTACATCTCAACAGTTTTGAGgtaatcatttgttttttttaatggtctatttgatatTTTGACACTGACTGTTGAACCCGAGGACAGTGACTCTGATGCTGCTGATACAGCATTTGGATTAAAATGTAGAAGATTTGGAGAGACAGTTGGAACATAATGTAGCTGCTCTGTTCTTGAAAATGACCTCGATTTTTAACATCTCTGAAACTGCCCTGCAAGATGTTATAGAGCAAATAAACCAAATTCATTTGCTGTCACAGCCATTAATCCATTCCTCTATTCAAAGAATAGTACATCAGTCTGATGACTATTTAGTGAACGAGATAGTTAAGGTATTAACTGATAATAATGCATTCCTGAAATGCACTTCTAGTGGAGGATCATTGTCAACTACCAGCAAGCGAACAGTATACATTTTAAGAGAATTTCCTGTGGTAATGCCCATTGAGTATACGCTGAAAAAAGACAAGCACACATTTTTGTATGTCCCTATACTGAAAATGCTGCAGACAATTCTAAGCAATAGGGACATCTTGGATAAGGCCATGTCATCTGAGTCAAATGTGACACAGGGTTACAAGTCATACAAAGATGGTTTCCGATTCAAAGACAATCATCTCTTGACAGAAGAAGAGTTCAGAATAGCTCTTTGCTTGTACATTGATGACTTTGAGGTTGCTAATCCCTTGGGaacttcaaaaagaaaacacaaactttgtgcCATTTACTGGGTTCTTGGCAATTTGCACCCTAAATATCGCTCGTCTCTTCATTCTATTCAGCTTGCCCTGCTCTGCAAGGTCAGTTACATCAAAGAATACGGCTATAGTGAAATTCTTCACCCTCTCATTCAGGACCTAGTTTCACTGGAGCAACATGGTGTATATGTTGAGCAGTTAGGATCCAGCATCAAAGGCACTGTGTTATTTGTCGCAGCAGACAACTTAGCTGCCCATTCTTTAGGAGGGTTCTTTGAAAGCTTCACAGTCAGTCGGATGTGCAGATTCTGCATGGCAAAGCGGGAAGAAATTCAGCTCAAGGAAGTGCGGACAGGCACGTTTCAACCAAGAACTAAAGAAAGTCATGACAGACATGTACGTGACGTTTTGGAGGATTCTGCCATGTCTCAAGAATATGGTGTGAAAGGAAATTGCCCTCTTACTGTAAGCTTGGAAAATTTTCATGTTGTTGATGGGTACCCGCCAGACCTTTTGCATGATCTCCTTGAGGGTGTTGTTCCACTTGAATTAGCCTTGTGTTTGAAGGGTTTCGTATCAAAAGGATATTTCACACTCTAAGTCTTGAATGCGGCAATCAAACTATTTCCATATGCATTTTCAGACAGAACAAATCAACCACAGCTCATCACAAAGAACTTTTACTCCAAGCGAACAATTGGAGGAAATGGCCATGAAAATTGGACACTTCTCCGACTTTTGCCACTACTAGTTGGTCATCGCATTCCTGAGGGGGATGAAACCTGGGAGGTTTTGATGAACTTAAAAGATGTAGTTGAGTTGTCATTGTCTGCAAGCTTTACAGAGGAAACCATGTACTTTCTTGACTGCAAGATTGCAGAACATAGACATCTATTTCAAAAAGTGTTCCCGAATGAAACAATAAGGCCAAAGCACCACTACATTGAGCACTACCCTCAATTAATCCAAAAGTCTGGTCCATTGTCTGCTGTGTGGACAATGCGTTTTGAAGGAAAACACAAATTTTTCAAAGAAGTTGTGCATCATGCTCACAATTTCAAGAACATAACACTTACTTTGGCTATGAGGCACCAAAAAATGATGTCCTTCCATTTGTCATCAGCCCCTTTTTTTTAAGGCATCTGTTGAAATTGACAAAGTCTGTGATGGTTGATTCATTTCCTGAAAATGTGCAGAAGTATCTTTTTCACAGGAATGCTCAGCAGAACAGTCCTTGTGGCATcttctgcatgtgtgcatgGCATTAAATACAGTGCTGATATGGTCGTTTCTGTTGGATCTTGCTCAGGACTCCCAGATTTCAGACAAATAACAAAGATTGTGGTGATCAATACTGAGATATTATTTGTCTGCAGACTCATGACCTCATGGTATCATGAGCATTTTAGAGCCTATGAGCTCTGTGGCAACCATTTGTCCATTATCTCAGTCACTGAGTTGTGTGAGCTGAATGATCCTTTCCCCCGGTCACTTTACAAAGTGACAGGAAGACAGCTTATTACACTTAAGCGGTACATATTATGTTGAGTGACAGTAACTTAAATGTTTGGATTTCATACGTGTCTCTATTCTCAGGATCACTTGAATATGGACCAACAAATGTTGCTCAGAGTTGTCATCAGTGATGATGATATTAGAAAGTTGATGTTGAGTAAGAGACCAGATTCTATTGAAGACCTGAAAGATCAGTTGAAGAATCAACTGTCGCTGCAGTATGACTTTAAACTACAGTATGAAGATGAAGACTTCAATAATGCCCTCTGCAATTTAACTGAAATAGGACACTTGCCTGAAAAAGCAACACTGAAAATCCTCCTTCTCATAACTCTTAATCTAAGAAGTCTTTCATCACCCAACACATCATCAGACACGGAGTGCAGCACAGCAGACACTGAGATCCTGTCAGCTTGTGGGACATCACATTCACTAAGACAACAGTGGCCGGACTTCTTTAATATACCCAATTTCTCAGTAGATGTTGAGTACAGACTTAGACAGGGAGATCTTGCCTTCATGAAAGATGGGACACGAATGACTGTATCAAGAGACATGAAGCATGACATACTTGAAAAAATTGCTGAGTCAATGTACACTTTCAAGGCATAtccagatgatgatgacgacTTCACCAGCGTTGCAAAAGCACTGATTAGCAAGCACCCCTGCCTTACAGAGCCCGGTCTACAGCCAGGATGGTACGGCTGGAAGAACAGCCTGAAATTTAAGATGGCGAACTATTGCACAAAGCTTCGGAAAGTTGGATTTGAAGATGTAACAGTAAATGGAGGTAAACGAAGTAAAGCCAACCCAGTGGGAGAGTACTCAAGCAAGAATGTGAAACGACCAAAAAGAGGTGAAGCAAATTATCTGCCCAACTTTCCTGATGGACACGATGAAATAACCCTCGAAAATGCAAGGAAGGTCATGGCAGATGAAATAAAGAAGAAACTGCCAGATGCCACTCTCATCTCACAGTTGATGGATCTGACATTTCCACTACGTAGGCAAGAGATTGTAAAAGAGGCACCTGCTGTACAGAACATGGCTGAACGGTGGCCAGGTCTTTTCAAAGAGAGACAGGTAAGCTACCTGTCTTAAGGTTTAACAGAAGAACTGAGTTTTATGAAATCATAATTTCTGTCATCAAAAAGTAAAATCACGCAGAGTCAATGACATCACATGAGTAGAATGGATTGCAGGTAAAACAaaggttattaaaaaaataacaacttaCACAAAAGATTTTACTTATGATGAGGATTATGATAAGATGACAAAGCCGAATCGCCATAATTCCCATTAGCTTTATAGGATGAATTTCACTACTTATTATTTTAAAGAACCTTAAGGATTTATTGATGAAAATTATTACCTTTGTCACCAAGTGTTCTAATTGCTAGTCTCTGCTGGAAGACATTATACAATAACCAAATAATTAGCTCTTTTCTCTACCCCTCCTTCCTTTCTGCTTTAAGATATTTGCTGAGTTCTTTAGAATTACCAGCAAGAACCTAGAGGGAGACTTCATTGAGACTTTGGACCAGCTCACCCCACGTTTTATTGAAATATTCGAGTCCAAAAAAGGAACTACTGGGCAGAAACTGACCGAGCTATTGCAGGACATCACTGGTTTTGTGAGTATTTTCTTATtgaaattttattattttcatcgTGGCaaaattgtttctttttactAATATTTTCTCtattctgttattagactcaagaTGTCACTGCACTGCATTCTGTTGTCCTGAAAGGCATTCCAATCATTCTTGGTGATGACGCCACTAAATGTTACAAGACGTGCTTTGTAACTATGTGCACACAACAATGC is from Oreochromis niloticus isolate F11D_XX linkage group LG20, O_niloticus_UMD_NMBU, whole genome shotgun sequence and encodes:
- the LOC102082521 gene encoding uncharacterized protein LOC102082521, which translates into the protein MFGFHTCLYSQDHLNMDQQMLLRVVISDDDIRKLMLSKRPDSIEDLKDQLKNQLSLQYDFKLQYEDEDFNNALCNLTEIGHLPEKATLKILLLITLNLRSLSSPNTSSDTECSTADTEILSACGTSHSLRQQWPDFFNIPNFSVDVEYRLRQGDLAFMKDGTRMTVSRDMKHDILEKIAESMYTFKAYPDDDDDFTSVAKALISKHPCLTEPGLQPGWYGWKNSLKFKMANYCTKLRKVGFEDVTVNGGKRSKANPVGEYSSKNVKRPKRGEANYLPNFPDGHDEITLENARKVMADEIKKKLPDATLISQLMDLTFPLRRQEIVKEAPAVQNMAERWPGLFKERQIFAEFFRITSKNLEGDFIETLDQLTPRFIEIFESKKGTTGQKLTELLQDITGFTQDVTALHSVVLKGIPIILGDDATKCYKTCFVTMCTQQCFCLHFKDHIHY